In Primulina eburnea isolate SZY01 chromosome 5, ASM2296580v1, whole genome shotgun sequence, a single window of DNA contains:
- the LOC140832725 gene encoding uncharacterized protein — translation MPQFNPVSKMARLFSHRNLFRQKKVNCASCDQIRCLTSIAVTDAFSSPDKIVGYGYRNYNIRDHGKNSSASILVQKRRFLGCGDGEVGNMLSKVHEERRVLGYSPEQLFNVVAAVDMYEDFLPWCQRSQISRRNPDGSFDAELEIGFKILVESYISHVELRKPKFIKTTSSQSSLFDHLINIWEFNPGTVPGSCDLHFLVDFKFQSPFYRQMANMFFKEVVSRLVNSFHDRCQLIYGPGVPVVENTRAVRA, via the exons ATGCCTCAATTTAATCCCGTATCGAAGATGGCGCGTTTGTTTTCGCACCGGAATTTGTTCCGGCAGAAGAAAGTTAATTGTGCCAGTTGTGATCAGATTCGATGTTTGACTAGCATTGCTGTTACCGATGCATTTTCTTCGCCGGATAAAATTGTTGGCTATGGTTACAGGAATTATAATATCCGGGATCATGGAAAAAATTCTAGTGCTAGTATCCTGGTTCAAAAAAGGCGGTTCTTGGGATGTGGTGATGGCGAGGTTGGGAATATGCTATCCAAAGTACATGAAGAAAGACGTGTTCTAGG ATATTCACCTGAACAATTGTTCAATGTGGTTGCTGCTGTTGACATGTATGAAGATTTTCTTCCGTGGTGTCAGCGGTCACAGATATCTCGCCGTAATCCTGATGGATCATTTGATGCTGAGCTAGAAATCGGGTTCAAAATTCTTGTTGAAAGTTATATATCACATGTCGAGCtgagaaaaccgaaatttattaAG ACAACCTCATCCCAGAGTAGTCTTTTTGATCATTTGATAAATATCTGGGAGTTCAATCCGGGAACGGTACCGGGAAGCTGTGACCTTCACTTTTTGGTGGACTTTAAGTTTCAGTCGCCATTTTACCGTCAG ATGGCAAATATGTTCTTCAAGGAGGTGGTGTCTCGATTAGTTAATTCATTCCATGATAGATGCCAGCTGATATACGGACCTGGGGTGCCCGTGGTTGAAAATACTCGTGCGGTGAGAGCATGA